One region of Phycisphaerales bacterium genomic DNA includes:
- a CDS encoding magnesium chelatase, giving the protein MPQPSATPTTPAARPTTLRALRASGWQSRSVKEELRDNLIAALKRGGSAEDLFPGIVGYDDTVIPELINAILACHDILFLGEKGQAKSRLMRSLVRFLDDAIPYLDIRATTPSDSAPSAHSANSAVVPSPVHEDPYHPITAAGKRYLAEMGDDARISWWPRQDRYAERLAPGTKFADIIGEIDPAKLLSGASMSAEESLHFGLIPRMHRGIFAMNELPDLDDLVQVGLFDILEERDVQIRGHPIKFDIDVLVLFSANPSTYNRSGKVIPQLKDRIGATIQTHYPRSRDLGIEIMEQEASVDTGGEFPVIVPHFMKEVVEQMAIVARKSKYIDQASGVSARFSIANYRTMIASARQRSIRLGEKPAVPRISDLAHFQASAIGKLELDLMGSHQMSEKQTLDAILAEAVKVVFEEYIDKLGLSEIGEVFSKGVKIEVGDMLPSSHYEKLIKRVPKVWDKAFEVNASSDPAVRASCAEFILAGLWATDTISRAERHGRLHYEL; this is encoded by the coding sequence ATGCCGCAGCCATCCGCCACCCCCACCACGCCCGCCGCCCGCCCAACCACCCTCCGCGCCCTCCGCGCCAGCGGCTGGCAGTCCAGGTCAGTCAAAGAAGAGCTCCGCGACAACCTCATCGCCGCCCTCAAACGCGGCGGCTCCGCCGAGGACCTCTTCCCCGGCATCGTCGGCTACGACGATACCGTCATCCCCGAGCTCATCAACGCCATCCTCGCCTGCCACGACATCCTCTTCCTAGGCGAGAAGGGCCAAGCCAAAAGCCGCCTCATGCGCTCCCTCGTCCGCTTCCTCGACGACGCCATCCCTTACCTCGACATCCGCGCCACCACCCCCTCCGACTCCGCGCCCTCCGCACACTCCGCCAACTCCGCGGTGGTCCCCTCCCCCGTCCACGAAGACCCCTACCACCCCATCACCGCCGCCGGCAAGCGCTACCTCGCCGAGATGGGCGACGACGCCCGCATCTCCTGGTGGCCCCGCCAAGACCGCTACGCCGAGCGCCTCGCCCCGGGCACCAAGTTCGCCGACATCATCGGCGAGATCGACCCCGCCAAGCTCCTCTCCGGCGCCAGCATGTCGGCCGAGGAGTCCCTCCACTTCGGCCTCATCCCCCGCATGCACCGCGGGATCTTCGCCATGAACGAGCTCCCCGACCTCGACGACCTCGTCCAGGTTGGCCTCTTCGACATCCTCGAAGAGCGCGACGTCCAGATCCGCGGCCATCCCATCAAGTTCGACATCGACGTCCTGGTCCTCTTCTCCGCCAACCCCTCCACCTACAACCGCTCCGGCAAGGTCATCCCGCAGCTCAAGGACCGCATCGGCGCCACCATCCAGACCCACTACCCCCGCAGCCGCGACCTGGGCATCGAGATCATGGAGCAAGAGGCATCCGTCGACACCGGCGGCGAGTTCCCCGTCATCGTCCCGCACTTCATGAAGGAAGTCGTCGAGCAGATGGCGATCGTCGCCCGCAAAAGCAAGTACATCGACCAGGCCTCCGGCGTCTCCGCCCGCTTCTCCATCGCCAACTACCGCACGATGATCGCCAGCGCCCGCCAGCGCAGCATCCGCCTGGGCGAGAAGCCCGCCGTGCCGCGCATCAGCGACCTCGCCCACTTCCAAGCCAGTGCCATCGGCAAGCTCGAGCTCGACCTCATGGGCAGCCACCAGATGAGTGAGAAGCAGACTTTGGACGCCATCCTCGCCGAGGCCGTCAAGGTTGTCTTTGAGGAGTACATCGACAAGCTCGGCCTTTCCGAGATCGGCGAGGTCTTCAGCAAGGGCGTCAAGATCGAGGTCGGCGACATGCTCCCCAGCAGCCACTACGAGAAGCTCATCAAGCGTGTCCCCAAGGTCTGGGACAAGGCCTTTGAGGTCAATGCCAGCAGCGACCCCGCCGTCCGCGCCAGCTGCGCCGAGTTCATCCTCGCCGGCCTCTGGGCCACCGACACCATCTCCCGCGCCGAACGCCACGGCCGGCTCCACTACGAACTCTGA
- a CDS encoding ligase-associated DNA damage response DEXH box helicase: protein MSGARAKGKNGKPRDGGSDVVRAGGREVIEGWLASRGWRAWPFQQEAWEAYAAGRSGLIQVATGAGKTYGAYLGPLAELIDEGGGKKVEGLRILYVTPLRAVSRDIELALKAPVLELSLKITIESRTGDTSASVRARQRARLPNVLITTPESLSLLLTRENAREQLGGVRAVIVDEWHELMTGKRGTQTELCLARLREFAPDVRTWAMSATLGNIEEAARAVVGVGVEPAIVRGKMDRPVIVDTVLPKNLRTLPWAGHLGLVMLPEVVEALDPEVPTLLFTNTRSQAERWFHAIHYAKPEWGPIMALHHGSIDREERERVEYGLKHGLIRICVATSSLDLGVDFSPVERVFQIGSPKGIARVAQRAGRSSHRPFTPCRITCVPTHALELFEVAAARRALDAGEIEPRMPMSKPLDVLSQHLVTCALGGGFAAEEMYEEVRRAWSYRELTRQEFEWALALVRDGGGTLSAYPDYHRVQLGEDGKYHVTKPKVATLHRLNVGTITGDTSMDIRMVRGRSLGRIEENFIAQLREGQQFVFAGKVLKFAFIKDLTAYVRPGKGKVTYTPMWGGTKLPISESLAEAIRRELERAAKGEFDCIELEAARPLAEVQQRWSHVPAHDEVLVEIVRTREGTHLFVFPFEGRQVSGGLAAVLALRLSRLKKASFSLAANDYGFEILCAEEFPFAELLTRELFTRERLVEDTLESVNITQLARQQFRDIARVAGLVFQSYPGSRKSGRQFQAGAGLLFDVLNDFDPGNLLLHQARREVMDKHFEQSRLARTLDRIAASRLVVVEPERLTPLSFPLLLERQAATLTSESLAERVEKMKRVWEV from the coding sequence GTGAGTGGTGCGCGCGCGAAAGGCAAGAATGGCAAGCCCCGTGATGGGGGTTCGGACGTTGTGCGCGCGGGTGGGCGGGAGGTCATTGAGGGTTGGCTGGCGTCGCGGGGGTGGCGGGCGTGGCCGTTTCAGCAGGAGGCGTGGGAGGCGTACGCGGCAGGGCGGAGCGGGCTGATCCAAGTGGCGACGGGGGCGGGGAAGACGTACGGGGCGTACCTGGGGCCGCTAGCGGAGCTGATCGATGAGGGGGGCGGGAAGAAGGTTGAGGGGCTGCGGATTCTGTACGTGACGCCGCTGCGGGCGGTGTCGCGGGATATCGAGCTGGCCCTGAAGGCGCCGGTGCTGGAGCTCTCGCTCAAGATCACCATCGAGTCGCGGACGGGGGACACCTCGGCGTCGGTGCGGGCGCGGCAGCGCGCGCGGCTGCCCAATGTCCTGATCACGACGCCGGAGTCGCTGTCGCTGCTGCTGACGCGGGAGAACGCGCGGGAGCAGTTGGGCGGCGTGCGGGCGGTAATCGTCGATGAGTGGCACGAGCTGATGACGGGCAAGCGGGGCACGCAGACGGAGCTGTGCCTGGCGCGGTTGCGGGAGTTTGCGCCCGACGTGCGGACGTGGGCGATGTCCGCGACGCTGGGGAACATCGAGGAGGCGGCGCGGGCGGTTGTGGGCGTTGGCGTGGAGCCGGCGATCGTGCGGGGGAAGATGGACCGGCCGGTGATCGTGGACACGGTGCTGCCGAAAAACCTGAGGACGCTGCCGTGGGCGGGGCACCTGGGGCTGGTGATGCTGCCGGAGGTAGTGGAGGCGCTTGACCCTGAGGTGCCGACGCTGCTGTTCACGAACACGCGGTCGCAGGCGGAGCGGTGGTTCCACGCGATCCACTACGCGAAGCCGGAGTGGGGGCCCATTATGGCCCTGCACCACGGGTCGATCGATCGCGAGGAGCGAGAGCGGGTGGAATATGGGCTCAAGCACGGGCTGATCCGCATCTGCGTGGCGACTTCGTCGCTGGATCTGGGTGTGGACTTTTCGCCGGTGGAGCGGGTGTTCCAGATCGGGTCGCCCAAGGGGATCGCGCGGGTGGCGCAGCGGGCGGGGCGGAGCAGCCACCGGCCGTTTACGCCCTGCCGGATCACGTGCGTGCCGACGCACGCGCTGGAGCTGTTCGAGGTGGCGGCGGCGCGGCGGGCGCTGGATGCGGGGGAGATTGAGCCGCGCATGCCGATGAGCAAGCCGCTGGATGTGCTGTCGCAGCACCTGGTGACGTGCGCGCTGGGGGGCGGGTTTGCGGCGGAGGAAATGTACGAGGAAGTGCGGCGGGCGTGGTCGTACCGGGAGCTGACGCGGCAGGAGTTTGAGTGGGCGCTGGCGCTGGTGCGGGATGGGGGCGGGACGCTGAGCGCGTACCCCGATTACCACCGCGTGCAGCTGGGGGAGGATGGGAAGTACCACGTCACCAAGCCGAAGGTCGCAACGCTGCACCGGTTGAATGTCGGGACGATCACCGGCGACACGTCGATGGACATCCGGATGGTGCGGGGGCGGAGCCTGGGGCGGATCGAGGAGAACTTCATCGCGCAGCTGCGGGAGGGGCAGCAGTTCGTGTTCGCGGGGAAGGTGCTGAAGTTCGCGTTCATCAAGGACCTGACGGCGTACGTGCGGCCGGGGAAGGGGAAGGTGACGTATACGCCGATGTGGGGCGGGACGAAGCTGCCCATCAGCGAGAGCCTGGCGGAGGCCATCCGGCGGGAGCTGGAGCGGGCCGCGAAGGGGGAGTTTGACTGCATCGAGCTGGAGGCGGCGCGCCCGCTGGCGGAGGTGCAGCAGCGGTGGTCGCACGTGCCGGCGCACGATGAGGTGCTGGTGGAGATCGTGCGGACGCGGGAGGGGACGCACCTGTTCGTGTTCCCCTTTGAGGGGAGGCAGGTGAGCGGGGGGCTCGCGGCGGTGCTGGCGTTGCGGCTGTCGAGGCTGAAGAAGGCGTCGTTCTCGCTGGCGGCGAACGACTACGGGTTTGAGATCCTGTGCGCGGAGGAGTTCCCGTTCGCGGAGCTGCTGACGCGGGAGTTGTTCACGCGCGAGCGGCTCGTGGAAGACACGCTGGAGAGCGTGAACATCACGCAGCTGGCGCGCCAGCAGTTCCGGGACATCGCGCGGGTGGCGGGGCTGGTCTTCCAGAGCTACCCGGGGTCCAGGAAGAGCGGGCGGCAGTTCCAGGCGGGGGCGGGGCTGCTGTTTGATGTGCTCAACGACTTTGACCCGGGGAACCTGCTGCTCCACCAGGCCAGGCGGGAGGTGATGGACAAGCACTTTGAGCAGAGCCGGCTCGCGCGTACGCTGGACCGCATCGCGGCGTCGAGGCTCGTGGTGGTGGAGCCGGAGCGGCTGACGCCGCTGTCGTTCCCGCTGCTGCTGGAGCGGCAGGCGGCGACGCTGACGAGCGAGAGCCTGGCGGAGCGGGTGGAGAAGATGAAGAGGGTGTGGGAGGTGTGA
- a CDS encoding F0F1 ATP synthase subunit epsilon, translating into MAKKSFRCKLVTPTAALVDDQVKYVSIPAWDGLMGILPGRAPILARLGLGELRIDFADSDKGQGGSRAFLVEDGFVKMAGDELTILAERAVPAENLTMADAEAELRAAQAAPTASSPDARATELEKRNKDRQRARAKMHLVKTRGAI; encoded by the coding sequence TTGGCCAAGAAGTCCTTCCGCTGCAAGCTCGTGACCCCCACCGCCGCCCTGGTGGACGATCAGGTCAAGTACGTCTCCATTCCGGCGTGGGACGGCCTCATGGGCATCCTGCCCGGGCGCGCCCCCATCCTCGCCCGCCTGGGCCTGGGCGAGCTCCGCATCGACTTCGCCGACAGCGACAAGGGCCAGGGCGGCAGCCGCGCGTTCCTGGTTGAGGACGGTTTCGTGAAGATGGCCGGCGACGAGCTGACCATCCTCGCCGAAAGGGCTGTCCCCGCCGAGAACCTCACCATGGCCGACGCCGAGGCCGAGCTCCGCGCCGCCCAGGCGGCCCCGACGGCCTCGTCCCCCGACGCCCGCGCCACCGAACTCGAGAAGCGCAACAAGGACCGCCAGCGCGCCCGTGCCAAGATGCACCTGGTCAAGACGCGCGGCGCAATCTGA
- the pdeM gene encoding ligase-associated DNA damage response endonuclease PdeM, giving the protein MKTSRWHGALQVEVAGEEVWLLPHRAAYWARARTLLIADVHLDKCEAMRVNGMPVPRVMDEVIARLEDAVRVTGAARVMVLGDLLHAPAGLTGAMIECFAAWRASSSVELALVPGNHDRGLRHVQDAWRMTVLPEVYEEGPFTFTHVPAPMAGRFVWGGHLHPAVTLRSSADSIKMACFHVGAGVGVLPAFSRFTAGGPLSRGRGDGVFAVAGDRVVPV; this is encoded by the coding sequence ATGAAGACATCTCGGTGGCACGGTGCGCTGCAGGTAGAGGTGGCTGGCGAAGAGGTGTGGCTGCTGCCGCACCGGGCGGCGTACTGGGCGCGGGCACGGACGCTGCTCATAGCGGATGTGCACTTGGACAAGTGCGAGGCGATGCGGGTGAACGGGATGCCGGTGCCGCGGGTGATGGATGAGGTGATCGCGCGGCTGGAGGATGCGGTGCGGGTGACGGGGGCGGCGCGGGTGATGGTGCTCGGGGACCTGCTGCACGCGCCGGCGGGGTTGACCGGGGCCATGATCGAGTGCTTCGCCGCTTGGCGGGCTTCGAGCAGCGTGGAGCTGGCGCTGGTGCCAGGGAACCACGACCGCGGGCTGCGCCACGTGCAGGACGCGTGGCGGATGACGGTGCTGCCGGAGGTGTACGAGGAAGGGCCGTTCACGTTCACGCACGTGCCGGCGCCGATGGCGGGGCGGTTCGTGTGGGGCGGGCACCTGCACCCTGCGGTGACGCTGCGGAGCAGCGCGGACTCTATCAAAATGGCGTGCTTCCACGTGGGGGCGGGGGTGGGCGTGCTGCCGGCGTTCTCCAGGTTCACGGCGGGGGGGCCGCTCTCGCGCGGGCGTGGAGACGGGGTGTTCGCGGTGGCGGGTGACCGGGTCGTGCCGGTGTAG
- a CDS encoding ATP-binding protein — translation MAEAALKSAEHLVAENVQVRAERDQARAALEAVARTLPVAIWLAHDVGCEVVTGNAEAHRQYRMVHESKGPMSQVGAAVSLNFAPSGSACLGWATFLHDGVEVKPEEFPIAIAAREAREVRGYEMDIVFRDGESRTLCIDAAPILDEHGRSTGAVAASLDITQIREREKRLQRSEARFQTLLKSVNALLCITDGELRMTEPLPAWERFTQQPFEQAQGFGWENAIHPADREQVRAAVAEAVKSGAAFKARYRLWQGAPGRPFTPGVEGTGEWRHIDDTSGPVFNAKGELCEWAGMMVDRTEQHFAEEAAAAHARALARSNQDLEEFAHVAAHDLKEPLRGLRLLAKFLEDDLEDRLQDKDRERLKGIQALCGRMQSLMDSLLESARVNSEVLKLEPTTLARPLKEAVSMLAGRIAESGAEVTADGGLGEIGVRCDVARTAQVLSNLIANGLKYNESAVKQVRISASVDAKGWVTVRVADNGIGIPPEQFEAIFRMFRRLHGREGYGGGTGAGLAIARKIVERHGGKMWAESRGRGEGSTFAFTLPGA, via the coding sequence GTGGCTGAGGCGGCACTCAAAAGTGCTGAGCACCTTGTCGCCGAGAATGTGCAAGTAAGGGCGGAGCGGGACCAGGCGCGGGCGGCGCTGGAGGCGGTGGCGCGGACGCTGCCTGTGGCGATCTGGCTGGCGCACGACGTGGGCTGCGAGGTCGTCACGGGGAACGCGGAGGCGCACCGGCAGTACCGGATGGTGCATGAGAGCAAAGGGCCGATGTCGCAGGTGGGCGCGGCGGTGTCGCTCAACTTTGCACCGAGCGGGAGCGCATGCCTGGGGTGGGCGACGTTCCTGCACGATGGGGTGGAGGTGAAGCCGGAGGAGTTTCCGATCGCGATCGCTGCGCGGGAGGCGCGGGAGGTGCGGGGGTACGAGATGGACATCGTGTTCAGGGACGGCGAGAGCCGGACGCTGTGCATTGACGCCGCACCGATTCTGGACGAGCACGGACGCTCGACCGGGGCGGTGGCGGCGTCGCTGGACATCACGCAGATCCGGGAACGGGAGAAGCGGCTGCAGCGGAGCGAGGCGCGGTTCCAGACGCTGCTCAAGTCGGTGAACGCGCTGCTGTGCATCACCGACGGGGAGCTGCGGATGACCGAGCCGCTGCCGGCGTGGGAGCGGTTCACGCAGCAGCCGTTCGAGCAGGCGCAAGGGTTCGGGTGGGAGAACGCGATCCATCCTGCGGACCGCGAGCAGGTGCGGGCAGCGGTGGCGGAGGCGGTGAAGAGCGGCGCCGCGTTCAAGGCGCGTTACCGGTTGTGGCAGGGGGCGCCGGGGCGGCCGTTCACGCCGGGGGTGGAGGGTACGGGCGAGTGGCGGCACATCGACGACACCTCAGGGCCGGTGTTCAATGCCAAGGGCGAGCTGTGCGAGTGGGCGGGGATGATGGTGGACCGGACGGAGCAGCACTTCGCCGAGGAGGCGGCCGCGGCTCACGCGCGGGCGCTGGCGAGGAGCAATCAGGACCTGGAGGAGTTCGCGCACGTGGCGGCGCATGACCTGAAGGAGCCGCTGCGGGGGCTGCGGCTATTGGCCAAGTTCCTCGAGGATGACCTGGAAGACCGGCTGCAGGACAAGGACCGCGAGCGGCTGAAGGGGATCCAGGCGCTGTGCGGGCGGATGCAGTCGCTGATGGACTCGCTGCTGGAGTCGGCGCGGGTGAACAGCGAGGTGCTGAAGCTGGAGCCGACGACGCTGGCGCGTCCGCTAAAGGAAGCGGTGTCGATGCTGGCGGGGCGGATCGCCGAGAGCGGCGCGGAGGTGACGGCGGATGGGGGCCTTGGGGAAATCGGCGTGCGCTGCGACGTGGCGCGGACGGCGCAGGTGCTGTCGAACCTGATCGCCAATGGGCTCAAGTACAACGAGAGCGCGGTGAAGCAGGTGCGGATCAGCGCGTCGGTGGACGCGAAGGGGTGGGTGACCGTGCGGGTCGCGGACAACGGGATCGGAATCCCGCCCGAGCAGTTCGAGGCGATCTTCCGGATGTTCCGGCGGTTGCACGGGAGAGAGGGTTACGGCGGGGGGACGGGGGCTGGGCTGGCGATTGCCCGAAAAATCGTGGAGCGGCACGGGGGGAAGATGTGGGCCGAGTCGCGGGGGCGGGGCGAGGGGAGTACGTTCGCGTTCACTTTGCCGGGCGCGTAG
- a CDS encoding PHB depolymerase family esterase encodes MSMMTSRLVRVVSVLVLLVVTVQAVVAGPFDVGGKPAKAALVTSAEVKPEVETPSSPMLDQLRGVWARLDAKGCLELRATSGGPVVPLPGACERVYVLHLEGERKGGQVEQGTIEVLRDVRGIYYARDLYEQSAGGKAKGTRLNGPKFSRLAMSWAKYRGEYTSDIEVGRWLEVVGVPRESVFAFDRELISERMNGGRGSTLEPSQRKVEDQTFVMRLPKRYDPKSAAGLLVFIKFPPGLDLTFMERAADELGLIVVAPPKFGGNTVSVVERWQVAMDALETACERHLVDPRRVYVTGFSGGGQVATHLWLCFPDVFSGAVATGGMATYEAIPIGNGTAWAASFGRPKAEYLKLAKQQRCVAITGKHDFNQRPVRMIAEFYEREGLNVRVDEYADMGHTEPLPERFADALRWVDGPYRTKREAEVVEAQLRLDQTRGMVDEAARRAALVEVTRVGAWSPAAWGVAAELGVVPAGK; translated from the coding sequence ATGAGCATGATGACGAGCCGGTTGGTGCGTGTGGTAAGCGTGCTGGTGCTGCTGGTGGTGACGGTGCAGGCAGTGGTGGCGGGGCCGTTCGATGTGGGCGGGAAGCCGGCCAAGGCGGCGCTGGTGACCTCGGCGGAGGTAAAGCCGGAGGTGGAGACGCCGAGCTCGCCGATGCTGGACCAGCTGCGGGGTGTGTGGGCAAGGCTGGACGCGAAGGGGTGCCTGGAACTGAGGGCGACGAGCGGCGGGCCCGTGGTGCCGCTGCCCGGCGCTTGCGAGCGGGTGTACGTGCTGCACCTGGAGGGGGAGCGGAAGGGCGGGCAGGTTGAGCAGGGGACCATCGAGGTGCTGCGCGATGTGAGGGGCATCTACTACGCGCGGGACCTGTACGAGCAGTCGGCGGGAGGGAAGGCGAAAGGCACGCGGCTGAACGGGCCGAAGTTCTCGCGGTTGGCGATGAGTTGGGCGAAGTACCGCGGCGAGTACACGAGTGACATCGAGGTAGGGCGGTGGCTCGAGGTGGTTGGGGTGCCGCGGGAGTCCGTGTTTGCGTTTGATCGCGAGCTGATTTCGGAGCGGATGAACGGCGGGCGGGGGAGCACGCTGGAGCCGAGCCAGCGAAAGGTCGAGGATCAGACGTTCGTGATGCGGCTGCCGAAGAGGTATGACCCGAAGAGCGCAGCGGGGCTGCTGGTGTTCATCAAGTTCCCGCCGGGGCTGGACCTCACGTTCATGGAGAGGGCCGCGGATGAGCTGGGGTTGATCGTGGTGGCGCCGCCCAAGTTCGGGGGGAACACGGTATCGGTTGTGGAGCGGTGGCAGGTGGCGATGGACGCGCTGGAGACCGCGTGCGAGCGACACCTGGTGGACCCGCGGCGGGTGTACGTGACGGGGTTCTCTGGGGGCGGGCAGGTGGCGACGCACCTGTGGCTGTGCTTCCCGGATGTCTTCAGCGGGGCGGTGGCGACCGGGGGCATGGCGACGTACGAGGCGATTCCGATTGGGAATGGCACGGCGTGGGCGGCGAGCTTTGGGAGGCCAAAGGCGGAGTACCTGAAGCTCGCGAAGCAGCAGCGGTGCGTGGCCATCACGGGGAAACATGACTTCAACCAGCGGCCGGTGCGGATGATCGCGGAGTTCTACGAGCGCGAGGGGCTGAACGTGCGGGTGGATGAGTACGCGGACATGGGGCATACCGAGCCGCTGCCGGAGCGTTTCGCGGATGCGCTGCGGTGGGTCGATGGGCCGTATCGGACGAAGCGTGAGGCGGAAGTGGTGGAGGCGCAGCTGCGGCTGGATCAAACGCGGGGGATGGTCGATGAGGCGGCGCGGCGGGCGGCACTGGTTGAGGTGACACGGGTGGGGGCGTGGTCGCCGGCGGCGTGGGGAGTGGCGGCGGAGCTGGGGGTTGTGCCTGCGGGCAAGTGA